A genomic region of Synechococcus sp. NOUM97013 contains the following coding sequences:
- the crtD gene encoding C-3',4' desaturase CrtD encodes MDAGQDVIVIGGGIAGLTAAALLAHDGIAVTLLESHHQLGGCAGTFRRGPYTFDVGATQVAGLEPGGSHARLFDHLNINPPAAKRLDPGCVVDLNDGSASIHLWHDPQRWHQEREAQFPGTERFWQLCSWIHQQNWQFAAADPVLPVRSGWDLSRTLAALSLGNLISAPLGLLTVGDLLRLTGCGGNRRLRRFLDLQLRLYSQQPCDRTAALYGATVLQMCQAPLGLWHLQGSMQSLSESLRSAIERDGGQVLLRHRAQRLQRGSDGSGWRVQVDLPDGSQPSLHASDVICSLPPQSLPALLPDPDLMPDTYRRHLDTLQAPSGAIVFYGALERRHLPPDCPGHLQRDQASPGSLFLSVSHDGDGRAPEGRATVIASVFTSPEGWHTMEEEAYQSRKQELLTTIRMGVNAALDLPDHAWLHQELATPRGFAHWTGRPQGIVGGLGQSPDRFGPFGLASRTPVANLWLCGDSIHPGEGTAGVSLSALMACQQMMAARGRELSLKR; translated from the coding sequence ATGGACGCCGGCCAGGATGTGATTGTGATCGGCGGTGGCATTGCTGGTCTCACGGCCGCAGCCCTTCTTGCCCATGACGGGATCGCAGTCACCCTGCTGGAATCCCACCATCAGCTGGGTGGATGTGCCGGCACATTCCGACGGGGGCCTTACACCTTCGACGTTGGCGCCACCCAGGTGGCCGGTCTGGAACCGGGGGGCAGCCACGCCCGTCTGTTTGACCACCTGAACATCAACCCACCAGCGGCCAAGCGACTCGACCCGGGTTGTGTGGTGGACCTCAACGACGGCTCAGCGTCCATCCACCTCTGGCACGACCCTCAGCGCTGGCATCAGGAGCGTGAGGCGCAATTCCCAGGCACTGAACGGTTTTGGCAGCTTTGCAGCTGGATTCATCAGCAGAACTGGCAGTTCGCCGCTGCTGATCCTGTCCTTCCCGTTCGCAGCGGCTGGGATCTCAGTCGAACGCTCGCAGCGCTGAGCCTGGGCAATCTGATCAGCGCCCCTCTTGGTCTGCTGACAGTGGGGGATCTACTGCGCTTGACGGGGTGCGGCGGGAACCGACGGCTGCGCCGCTTTCTTGACCTGCAGCTACGCCTCTATTCCCAGCAGCCCTGTGACCGCACGGCAGCGCTCTACGGCGCCACGGTGCTGCAGATGTGTCAAGCGCCCCTAGGGCTCTGGCACCTGCAGGGTTCCATGCAGAGTCTCAGTGAAAGCCTCCGAAGCGCCATCGAACGCGATGGTGGCCAGGTGCTGCTGCGCCATCGGGCCCAGAGGTTACAGCGGGGTTCAGACGGTTCCGGGTGGAGGGTTCAGGTGGACCTGCCGGATGGATCCCAGCCAAGCCTTCACGCCAGCGACGTGATCTGCAGCCTTCCTCCCCAGAGCCTGCCGGCACTGCTGCCTGACCCTGACCTCATGCCGGACACCTACCGACGCCACCTGGACACACTTCAAGCACCCAGTGGCGCCATCGTGTTCTACGGAGCACTGGAGCGTCGACACCTGCCTCCGGACTGTCCAGGCCATCTGCAGCGCGATCAAGCGTCGCCGGGCTCTCTGTTTCTCTCCGTGAGCCATGACGGTGATGGCCGAGCCCCGGAGGGTCGAGCCACCGTGATCGCCAGCGTGTTCACCTCACCGGAGGGATGGCACACCATGGAGGAGGAGGCCTATCAGAGCCGCAAACAGGAGCTGCTCACCACCATTCGGATGGGGGTGAATGCGGCGCTGGATCTACCCGATCACGCCTGGCTGCATCAGGAACTGGCCACACCCCGAGGCTTCGCTCACTGGACCGGTCGACCCCAGGGAATCGTGGGTGGGCTCGGGCAAAGTCCTGACCGTTTCGGTCCCTTCGGCCTGGCCAGCCGAACACCGGTGGCCAATCTCTGGCTGTGCGGAGATTCGATCCACCCTGGCGAGGGAACCGCGGGAGTAAGCCTGTCTGCACTGATGGCCTGCCAACAGATGATGGCTGCGCGCGGACGGGAACTCAGCCTGAAGCGCTAG
- a CDS encoding fructosamine kinase family protein, with product MRDELEQALVAAGDLLAGRQIVDLSPVGGGSVGSSWRVTLSNGEALFVKLARPDNLLAEQSGLVALRQWADPALIEVPQVLAHLRLGARSALVMAWWNPGRGDQFQLGRGLARLHRSSALSNPRRFGWDQDGFIGLGPQPGGWCESWGEAFTRLRLRPQLELALDWGLVEADWEPLLSPVMNWLNRHAPQPCLVHGDLWAGNAAVLDDGRGLLIDPATWWADREVDLAMTQLFGGFTRRFWEGYQQEWPLDDGAEQRIEVLNLYHVLNHANLFGGGYQQQSRSILKALRRDWL from the coding sequence ATGCGGGATGAGCTGGAGCAGGCCCTCGTTGCGGCTGGCGACCTGCTGGCCGGTCGGCAGATCGTCGATCTCAGCCCTGTTGGTGGTGGAAGTGTCGGCTCCAGTTGGCGCGTGACGCTCAGCAATGGCGAGGCACTGTTCGTCAAGCTCGCTCGGCCTGACAATTTGCTTGCGGAGCAGTCGGGATTGGTGGCGTTGCGGCAATGGGCTGATCCCGCGCTGATCGAAGTCCCTCAAGTGCTTGCCCACCTGCGCTTGGGTGCACGCTCCGCATTGGTGATGGCTTGGTGGAACCCAGGACGGGGTGATCAGTTTCAGCTCGGTCGCGGCTTGGCTCGACTGCACCGCAGTTCAGCTCTGTCGAATCCCCGTCGTTTCGGCTGGGATCAGGACGGCTTCATTGGCCTCGGACCTCAGCCTGGTGGCTGGTGTGAATCCTGGGGAGAGGCGTTCACGCGATTGCGTCTGCGCCCCCAGCTGGAGCTGGCGCTTGATTGGGGTCTCGTTGAAGCGGATTGGGAGCCGTTGCTCTCACCCGTGATGAATTGGCTCAACCGGCATGCGCCACAACCTTGCCTGGTGCATGGAGACCTCTGGGCCGGTAATGCCGCGGTGCTGGATGACGGCCGTGGGCTCTTGATTGATCCCGCGACTTGGTGGGCCGACCGTGAGGTCGATCTGGCCATGACACAACTTTTTGGTGGATTCACCCGCCGTTTTTGGGAGGGGTACCAACAGGAATGGCCTCTGGATGACGGGGCCGAGCAGCGGATTGAGGTGTTGAATCTTTATCACGTGCTCAATCACGCCAATCTGTTCGGTGGCGGGTACCAACAACAAAGCCGCAGCATCCTTAAGGCGCTGCGGCGTGATTGGCTCTAG
- a CDS encoding CAAD domain-containing protein: MSDETTTQATETTGSSTDTVDFAERYKDILGKVNETLDKVDWSQAGRIGKVVGIFAAVIVAQILIKGILDTINLLPVVPGLLELLGVVVVGQWSWKNLTTSDKRSALVTRIQSLRQEYLG, from the coding sequence ATGAGCGACGAAACCACCACTCAGGCGACCGAGACCACCGGTAGCAGCACTGACACCGTCGATTTTGCCGAACGCTACAAGGACATTCTCGGCAAGGTGAACGAAACCCTCGACAAAGTCGACTGGAGCCAAGCCGGACGCATCGGCAAGGTGGTCGGCATCTTCGCCGCGGTGATCGTTGCTCAGATCCTGATCAAGGGCATTCTCGACACCATCAATCTGCTTCCGGTTGTGCCCGGCCTGCTCGAGCTACTCGGTGTCGTCGTCGTCGGTCAATGGAGCTGGAAAAACCTCACCACAAGTGACAAGCGCAGTGCCCTGGTGACCCGGATCCAGTCCTTGCGTCAGGAGTATCTGGGCTGA
- a CDS encoding M67 family metallopeptidase, with translation MPWRLCIDVECLIILRASLAAVAPEEGCALLIGESSSEWSIRQVWPCCNVWKPGLSGFPEPEGNGAADPLELPSRCSRFVLDPREQIAAQRWARARGWQVLGSAHSHPGGQPVPSAIDRRWAAAAGVMLIDAGRGGLAAWWLQGSAPDAVHALPLVTCHTIPA, from the coding sequence ATGCCATGGCGGCTCTGCATCGATGTTGAGTGTCTGATCATTCTCAGGGCTTCTCTTGCAGCTGTTGCACCCGAGGAAGGTTGCGCTCTGCTGATCGGCGAGTCGTCGTCGGAGTGGTCGATTCGTCAGGTGTGGCCTTGTTGCAACGTGTGGAAGCCTGGGCTTTCGGGCTTCCCGGAACCGGAGGGCAACGGTGCTGCCGATCCCCTGGAGCTGCCATCACGCTGCTCGCGATTTGTGCTCGACCCACGTGAGCAAATCGCAGCACAACGCTGGGCAAGGGCCCGTGGTTGGCAGGTGCTGGGCAGCGCCCATTCCCATCCAGGCGGTCAGCCGGTGCCCAGTGCCATCGATCGTCGATGGGCTGCAGCCGCTGGTGTGATGCTGATCGATGCCGGCAGGGGCGGTCTCGCGGCATGGTGGCTTCAGGGCTCTGCCCCGGATGCTGTGCACGCACTGCCGCTGGTGACCTGCCACACCATCCCCGCTTAG
- the moeB gene encoding molybdopterin-synthase adenylyltransferase MoeB, whose amino-acid sequence MTEPQVQLDLSPDERGRYARHLTLPELGIEGQKRLKASSVLCVGAGGLGSPLLLYLAAAGIGRIAIVDDDCVEVSNLQRQVIHGEGTVGQPKAQSARRRMLDLNPHCQVEEHRCRITAANALDLIADHDLVVDGSDNFPTRYLISDACALLNKPWVYGSVQRFEGQVSVFNRGPASPDYRDLVPEPPPPDLVPSCADGGVMGVMPGLIGLIQATEVIKVLAEIGDPLDGRLLLVDGLSMRFRELRLQRRPARTSITGLVDYQAFCNAAETKRGEESTAVNSISVRELSALMAQGSEWVLIDVRNPAEADVAVIEGAQLVPLAKIENGEGVETVRSLADTRPIYVHCKMGGRSARAVELLAQHGIDATNVTGGINAWSQEVDASVPVY is encoded by the coding sequence ATGACGGAACCTCAAGTCCAACTCGATCTCAGTCCTGACGAGCGGGGACGGTATGCCAGGCATCTCACCTTGCCGGAACTGGGTATTGAGGGTCAGAAGCGACTGAAAGCTTCATCGGTGCTCTGTGTCGGCGCCGGTGGACTGGGCTCTCCACTGCTGCTGTATCTCGCGGCAGCGGGTATCGGCAGGATCGCCATCGTCGATGACGACTGTGTGGAGGTCTCCAACCTGCAGCGCCAGGTGATTCATGGTGAGGGAACGGTTGGCCAGCCGAAAGCACAGTCCGCCAGGCGACGGATGCTTGACCTCAACCCCCATTGCCAGGTGGAAGAGCATCGCTGCCGCATCACAGCGGCGAACGCCCTGGATTTGATCGCTGACCACGATTTGGTGGTCGACGGGTCCGACAACTTCCCCACGCGTTATCTGATCAGCGATGCCTGCGCTCTGTTGAACAAGCCATGGGTGTACGGCTCGGTTCAACGCTTCGAAGGGCAGGTGAGCGTGTTCAACCGGGGACCCGCGTCACCTGACTATCGCGATTTGGTGCCGGAACCCCCTCCGCCGGATCTCGTTCCCTCCTGCGCTGATGGTGGAGTGATGGGCGTGATGCCTGGACTGATCGGGTTGATTCAAGCCACCGAAGTGATCAAGGTGCTCGCCGAGATTGGTGACCCGTTGGACGGACGTCTTTTGCTTGTGGATGGGTTGTCGATGCGCTTCCGGGAACTTCGGCTTCAGCGCCGACCGGCTCGGACATCGATCACTGGCCTGGTTGACTATCAGGCGTTCTGCAATGCCGCTGAAACCAAGCGCGGCGAGGAGTCGACAGCGGTGAACAGCATTTCCGTGCGCGAGCTCAGTGCCCTGATGGCGCAGGGGTCCGAGTGGGTTCTGATTGACGTTCGCAATCCTGCTGAGGCCGACGTGGCTGTGATCGAAGGTGCGCAGTTGGTGCCCCTCGCCAAGATTGAAAACGGTGAAGGTGTGGAAACGGTGCGCAGCCTGGCGGACACGCGACCGATCTATGTGCACTGCAAGATGGGCGGTCGCTCTGCCCGTGCGGTGGAGCTGCTCGCGCAGCACGGGATTGACGCCACCAACGTGACCGGAGGAATCAATGCCTGGTCCCAGGAGGTGGATGCCAGCGTTCCCGTCTACTGA
- a CDS encoding cob(I)yrinic acid a,c-diamide adenosyltransferase, which yields MDATRSSGSSSASRRRSKRDIGIVTAADSRERSLGQLHVYDGEGKGKSQAALGVVLRTIGLGICEQRRTRVLLLRFLKGPGRAYDEDAAIEALQQGFPHLIDQVRTGRADYFNAEEATKFDQQEAQRGWDIARGAIASALYSVVVLDELNPLLDLGLLDIDDVVKTLSSRPEGMEIIVTGRAAPQPLIQIADLHSEMRAHRRIEPSDDTFLPYTTPGAIEIYTGEGKGKSTSALGKALQAIGRGISQDKSHRVLILQWLKGGSGYTEDAAIAALRESYPHLVDHLRSGRDAIVWRGQQEPIDYVEAERAWEIARAAIASGLYKTVILDELNPTVDLELLPVEPIVQALVRKPSETEVIITGRCKHPPAYFDLASVHSEMVCHKHYAEQGVDLKRGVDY from the coding sequence ATGGACGCAACCCGGTCATCCGGAAGCTCGAGCGCATCACGACGTCGCAGCAAACGAGACATCGGCATCGTGACCGCTGCCGACAGCCGAGAGCGCAGTCTCGGTCAATTGCATGTTTATGACGGGGAAGGCAAGGGCAAGAGTCAAGCGGCACTTGGCGTGGTGCTGCGCACGATCGGTCTTGGCATCTGTGAGCAGCGACGCACGCGCGTGCTGCTGCTGCGTTTTCTGAAAGGACCGGGGCGGGCCTACGACGAGGACGCGGCCATCGAGGCTCTCCAGCAAGGCTTCCCGCACTTAATCGATCAGGTGCGCACGGGCCGGGCGGATTACTTCAATGCCGAGGAAGCCACCAAGTTCGACCAGCAGGAAGCACAACGCGGTTGGGATATCGCCCGTGGAGCCATCGCCAGTGCGCTGTACTCCGTCGTGGTGCTCGACGAGCTCAACCCCTTGCTCGACCTGGGCTTGCTGGATATTGACGATGTGGTGAAGACCCTCTCCTCACGGCCGGAGGGCATGGAGATCATCGTGACGGGTCGGGCTGCACCCCAGCCTTTGATTCAGATCGCCGATCTGCACTCGGAGATGCGTGCCCATCGCCGGATCGAACCGTCTGACGACACTTTTCTGCCTTACACCACTCCCGGTGCCATCGAGATTTACACCGGTGAAGGCAAGGGAAAATCCACCAGCGCCCTCGGCAAAGCGCTGCAGGCCATCGGACGCGGGATCAGTCAGGACAAAAGCCACCGCGTGTTGATCCTGCAGTGGCTGAAAGGGGGTAGCGGCTACACCGAGGATGCTGCAATCGCTGCGCTACGCGAGAGCTACCCGCATCTCGTGGATCATCTGCGCTCGGGGCGTGACGCGATCGTGTGGAGAGGCCAACAGGAACCGATTGACTACGTGGAGGCCGAACGGGCCTGGGAGATTGCTCGGGCGGCCATCGCCAGCGGTCTGTACAAGACCGTGATCCTCGACGAACTCAATCCCACCGTGGATCTGGAGCTACTGCCGGTGGAACCAATCGTGCAAGCCCTGGTTCGCAAGCCCTCTGAAACCGAAGTGATCATCACGGGCCGCTGCAAACATCCCCCGGCCTACTTCGATCTGGCCAGTGTCCATTCCGAAATGGTGTGCCACAAGCACTACGCCGAACAGGGGGTGGATCTGAAGCGGGGAGTGGACTACTGA
- the larE gene encoding ATP-dependent sacrificial sulfur transferase LarE, with product MALETFRLLERLSPEDAERLGHLREWIHAFDNVCVAYSGGVDSTLVAAIAKEQLDERAWAITGVSPALAPHLLAEARLQAQWLEMQHREVETRELQDPAYSSNPTDRCYACKRELHSQLGPIAKAAQGAQVLDGVNLDDLSDHRPGIQAARDAGVRSPLAELKIDKAGVRRLSKALGFPWWDKPAQPCLASRFPYGEAISHRRLQQVGQAEAWLIQQGFPRVRVRSQGLSARIEVPQDRLPELLDPTRRTAVVEALMKLGFTSVSLDLEGLVSGKLNRV from the coding sequence GTGGCTTTAGAGACTTTTCGCCTGCTGGAACGCCTGTCGCCTGAGGATGCTGAGAGGCTCGGTCATCTGCGGGAATGGATCCACGCCTTTGACAACGTCTGCGTGGCCTATTCCGGTGGTGTTGACAGCACCTTGGTCGCTGCCATTGCCAAGGAACAGTTGGATGAGCGCGCTTGGGCGATCACCGGGGTTTCACCCGCGCTGGCTCCCCACCTGCTGGCAGAAGCCCGTCTGCAGGCGCAGTGGTTGGAGATGCAGCATCGCGAGGTGGAAACCCGTGAACTCCAGGATCCTGCCTACAGCAGCAATCCCACGGATCGCTGTTACGCCTGCAAACGGGAGTTGCACAGTCAGCTCGGGCCGATTGCCAAAGCAGCGCAGGGCGCTCAGGTTCTCGATGGGGTCAACCTGGATGACCTCAGTGACCATCGTCCTGGCATTCAGGCGGCCCGTGATGCCGGTGTGCGCTCCCCCCTGGCGGAGTTGAAGATCGATAAGGCAGGAGTGCGCCGTCTCTCCAAGGCACTCGGTTTTCCCTGGTGGGACAAACCGGCCCAGCCTTGTCTCGCCTCCCGTTTTCCCTATGGCGAGGCGATCAGCCATCGCCGTTTGCAGCAAGTAGGCCAGGCCGAAGCCTGGTTGATTCAACAGGGTTTTCCGCGGGTAAGAGTGCGTTCTCAGGGACTGTCGGCACGGATCGAAGTGCCGCAAGATCGCCTGCCAGAGCTGCTGGACCCCACTCGACGCACCGCCGTGGTTGAAGCGCTGATGAAGCTCGGTTTCACCAGCGTCAGCCTGGACCTTGAAGGGTTGGTGAGTGGCAAGCTCAACCGGGTTTAA
- the speD gene encoding adenosylmethionine decarboxylase: MEQSLPCLHPNPGWGDAQINPVSSSASTSATDMVGKHCILELYDCDHSKLDDEAFLRTTITTAAKRAGATLLNLITHRFEPQGVTGLALLAESHISIHTWPENGYAAVDVFTCGDHTMPESACEHLRTELGARKHALRSFLRETPAAIADAERTPCPEKG, encoded by the coding sequence ATGGAGCAATCCCTGCCTTGCCTGCATCCCAACCCAGGATGGGGCGATGCCCAGATCAATCCTGTTTCTAGCTCTGCCAGCACCAGTGCCACCGACATGGTGGGTAAGCACTGCATCCTCGAGCTTTACGACTGCGATCACAGCAAGCTCGACGACGAAGCCTTTCTGAGAACCACCATCACAACTGCAGCAAAACGTGCTGGTGCGACGCTTCTCAACCTCATCACCCACCGTTTCGAACCCCAAGGGGTCACCGGTCTGGCGCTGCTAGCGGAATCGCACATCTCCATCCACACCTGGCCCGAAAACGGCTACGCCGCGGTGGATGTTTTCACCTGCGGAGACCACACCATGCCGGAATCTGCTTGTGAACACCTCAGGACCGAACTGGGTGCGCGCAAGCATGCACTGCGGAGTTTTCTGCGCGAGACCCCTGCAGCGATTGCGGATGCTGAACGCACACCCTGCCCTGAGAAAGGCTGA
- the recF gene encoding DNA replication/repair protein RecF, producing the protein MQEFRNHCQLQLEIDAPRLLVIGSNGIGKSNLLESVELLGSLRSHRSSQDADLIHWDASRALLKATCHDDEQVELEIRRKGGRQAKRNGKVLQRQMDLVGPLRCVGFSALDLHLVRGEPALRRQWLDRVVLQLEPIYADLIGRYNRLLRQRSQFWRRGGLGSSSEQQVLLDSFDTQMALVCTRIHRRRRRALARLEPLAAAWQERLSDRQEQLELRYAPGSSLDGEEAEEPWRLSIEEQLRRQRPEEERLGSCRVGPHRDEVELVLNGTAARRFGSAGQQRTIVLALKLAELELVGELCGHPPLLLLDDVLAELDPRRQLALLEAVGDTHQCLVSATHLDAFEGGWRQRSQILNADHLRNGMRKS; encoded by the coding sequence CTGCAGGAGTTCCGCAACCACTGCCAGCTGCAGCTGGAGATTGATGCGCCGCGCCTGCTTGTGATCGGCAGCAACGGCATCGGCAAATCCAACCTGCTGGAATCCGTTGAACTGCTGGGAAGTCTTCGCTCCCATCGCTCCAGCCAAGACGCGGATCTGATCCACTGGGATGCCTCACGTGCCCTGCTCAAGGCCACCTGTCATGACGATGAGCAGGTCGAGTTGGAAATCAGGCGCAAAGGCGGACGCCAAGCCAAACGCAACGGCAAAGTGCTGCAGCGCCAGATGGACCTTGTGGGGCCACTGCGCTGTGTGGGCTTCAGTGCCCTTGATCTGCATCTGGTGCGAGGCGAGCCCGCCCTCAGACGGCAGTGGCTGGACCGGGTGGTGCTCCAGCTTGAGCCGATTTATGCCGATCTGATCGGTCGCTATAACCGGCTGCTGCGTCAACGCAGTCAATTCTGGCGCCGCGGTGGGCTCGGATCCTCATCGGAACAACAGGTCTTGCTGGACAGCTTCGACACCCAGATGGCGCTGGTCTGCACACGCATCCACCGGCGCAGGCGCCGCGCGCTGGCCAGGCTTGAACCCCTGGCGGCGGCCTGGCAAGAACGCCTCAGTGACAGGCAGGAGCAGCTGGAGCTTCGCTACGCCCCCGGCAGCAGCTTGGACGGTGAAGAGGCAGAAGAACCCTGGCGTCTCTCGATAGAAGAGCAGTTACGACGACAACGCCCGGAAGAGGAACGACTTGGAAGCTGCAGGGTGGGTCCCCACCGCGATGAGGTGGAGTTAGTCCTGAACGGCACGGCTGCACGTCGCTTCGGTTCTGCAGGTCAGCAGAGAACCATCGTGTTGGCTCTCAAGCTGGCCGAACTGGAGCTGGTGGGTGAATTGTGCGGACACCCTCCACTGCTGCTATTGGATGACGTGCTGGCGGAACTCGATCCACGCCGGCAGCTGGCCTTGCTAGAGGCCGTTGGGGACACGCATCAGTGCCTTGTGAGCGCCACTCACCTGGATGCCTTCGAAGGAGGCTGGCGCCAACGCTCCCAGATTCTCAACGCCGATCACTTGAGAAACGGGATGAGAAAAAGCTAA
- a CDS encoding N-acetyltransferase, which yields MGLLPFRQQAAVPRLPERYRFSMEHVPDGACINALLQACGDQPHPVERWPLALQRSLWHLCILDQEEQRLVGFVRATSDQALNANLWNLAAAPGEDQPKLLKALVHRSLACLRRDLPGCSISISAPVQALDAIKSQGFLLDPGGIRAMGLRLR from the coding sequence GTGGGACTACTTCCTTTTCGCCAACAAGCTGCCGTCCCACGCCTGCCGGAGCGCTACCGCTTCAGCATGGAACATGTTCCCGATGGCGCCTGCATCAACGCGCTGTTGCAGGCGTGCGGTGACCAACCGCATCCAGTGGAACGCTGGCCCCTGGCGCTGCAACGCAGCCTCTGGCATCTCTGCATCCTGGATCAGGAAGAGCAGCGACTGGTCGGATTCGTCCGAGCCACCAGCGATCAGGCCCTCAATGCCAACCTCTGGAATCTGGCCGCGGCCCCTGGAGAGGATCAGCCCAAGCTGCTCAAGGCGCTCGTGCATCGATCCCTGGCGTGCCTGCGTCGCGACCTGCCGGGATGCAGCATTTCCATTTCCGCACCGGTCCAGGCCTTAGACGCGATCAAGTCGCAGGGATTTCTGCTCGATCCTGGAGGGATCAGAGCCATGGGGCTGAGGCTTCGCTGA